CCCACAGACGCTCAAATGCGTGGCCGGTATTCCACTCGTCACCGGGATCGGCCAAAACCAGATTCATGGCTCGGGCATAAAATTCCCTTGGGCGGGCAAGAATTCTGTCCTTATGGACCAGGAACAATCCGGCTGGGGCCCTGGTATGAAAAGAAGTGGGGACAGGACCTTGAAACAGATGTTTATAAACTTCCCCGACAGGTATATCGTGAGAAGCACCTGCCCACACTCCAGACTTGCCGCCAAGGGCCAGTTCATGCGGTCGGCCCATTCGGTCGCAGCGGATGGAGTATGAGGCCAGCCCCTTGAAACAGATGTTCCTGAAAACCAATTCCCGGATGGTCTTGGCCAAAAGTTCGGGGGTGGTTCCGGATGAAAAATGGGGGAAGGGATCCCCCTGCGAAAAAAAAGTATAGGTTGGGAACCGCGGATAGTTCTTCAGAATGTGATAGAGATACGTATGAGCTTCTCGGCCGATATTCGGCAGAGAATGATAAGGACCTCGTCGGCCTGACTTGTCATAGACCACTGTTGGCAGACCGGTTTGGCCTACCCAGGAGATTTCCTCACGAAAGCGGGCAACAACGATCAGAACGTTTTCGCCCACGCCTGTATCTCCCGGTTCTGACTGGCTTCACTGTACGCTTCGAGCATGGCCTCCAGGGCCTCGACATGGGTACATCCGATCCGGGCCACAGCCCTCTCCAGCCCCTTGGCTGCTCCGAGTACGTCGCCGTCAGCAACCCACCAGCCATTGCCGCCCCAGGAAACATTCCGGGGCCGATAGCCGTGAGGGGAAAAACCGTCCGGCTCCATCTGCCGCATGTAATCCCATCCGCCAAAGCCGGTGAACCCGGCGCACAGGCAGCCGCAGGCCATGGCCTCCAGGGGTGGCAGAGGGCAGCCCTCGGGGAATCCGGTGACCAGGAAAACGTGGCAAGACCGCAGGGCCTCGGCCACGCCAGAGCGGTCCAGGCCGTGGATGGGGACCCATTGGACCTGGGCCTTGGGGTTTCGCTCCTCGAAGATCCGCCGGATCTGCTCGGCCAGGGCCTTGTTCTTGCGGGGCATGAAGCCGATGCGCACCGGGCCGTCGGGCCTTGATACCGGTGGATGAAACAGGCCCCGATCGATGGACGGGCGGATGATGAAAGGACGTTTACCGAGCACCTGCTCCAGATGCCAAGCAATGGGGTCGGATACGGCCAAAAAGTCAACGGGCAGCCCCCGCCAGCGAACGCCTTCCTCAAGCCCCTGGAAAAGAAAGGACCAGTTTTGGCAATAGATCACGGTCTGGCATCCGGCCCGCAGACCAAAGGCCAGGGCATTGGGCCAGCCTTCGGGGACAATGAACATCTCATCGGCCGCGGGCGGGTTCATTCTGATGTCGTCGATACGCAACCCGGCCAGAAGCTCCCGGCTGGCTCCTGTCGGCTCCTCCCAGACCAGAATCCGGACATCCTGGCCCAGCGCGATCATGCCCCTGGCCACCTGGGCCAAAACAACCATGCCTCCGCTGACGGAACGGAGCGGAGGGAAGAAAATGGCCACCCGATTATTGTCCGGGCGTGGCAGGGATTCGTGTTGAGGAACCATCGCCGTCTTCAAGCAAGAACAAGGCCAGGACCGGGACTCATGCCTTGGGCAACTCCAGAGCCTCTCTGGCCCGGGACACCCATTCGCCAAGCCGCCGGACCACGTCATCCTCGGCATCAAAGGCCCCCGGACTGACCTCGAGGGTCAAGAAACCCTGGTACTCGTCATTGCCGACACGGTCCAGAAACCGATCCAGCGGCAGGCGCCCGGTGCCCGGCCAAAGGTGCTCCCGCAACCCGTCCGTGTCGGAAAAGTGGATGTTCCGGACCAGACCGGGGGGTACGGCCTGCCACGCGTCCAGAATGTCCCGACCGCTGACGCCCAAATGGCAAACGTCCAGGGTCATGCCCATTCCTTTCTGAAGACATGCCTGGGCCAGCCCGGCCAAGGGGTCTTTGCCGAACGGGCCCCGGTCCTGCCAGGGGAGGTTCTCCAGGGACAGAAGGCGGGAATCCTCCACATCGAGAATGGCGGCCAGGTCGCCGGTGGTGGCGAAACGCCAATACAGTGAGAACTCCCCGGGCTTGAAAAAGGGCGGGTGCAGAGTCACGTTTCTGACTCCTCCCAGTTCCCAGGCCAGATCGACGCTGTTCTTCCAGGCTTTGAAATGTCCGCCCCACAGGGCCCATTGCCGGAACGGGGCGTGGATGCTCAAAACGTGACACGACTCGGTGTCGCGAAGGACCCGGCCGACATTCAGGAACTCCGGATCCGACAGAATGAGCTCCAGGCCGTCAAAGCCGGCACCGGCCCCGATCTCGGCTATTCGTTCCAGAGGAAAATGAAAGAGGCTTCCGGTGGAGAGGAGAATTTTCAATTCTGGATTCGGCAACCGTCCCTCCCCGCTCAAAGGTCGTTCAGCCCGCTTCCGGGCCGTGCATCCGAATCATGACCTCTTCGGTGTCATTTGGGACAGCCGACTCTCCCCGGGCCGTTCGTTCCAGCCACGAAAACAGGAGAATGGCCCCAAAGGCCAGGAACATGACCAGCCCGCCCGGATTGCGGAACTGGAGCCATTCCGGCAAGAAGACCCGGCCCAGAATGGTCGTCAGAGAACCGACGAGTCCCGTGGCCAGACCGGCTATTGCCCCGCCGCAGGTCATTTTCGGCCACCAGACCCCAAGGACAAGGACCGGGAAAAAGGTCGAGGCGGCCACGGCAAAGGCCAGCCCCACCAGCACGGCGATTTGCATGTCCTCGGCGACCAGACCCAGGGGAATGCCCAGAAGTCCGATGGCCACGGCCGCGGCCCGGGCGATGCTTACCCGCCGCCCCTCGGGCATCTGGGG
This Deltaproteobacteria bacterium DNA region includes the following protein-coding sequences:
- a CDS encoding DUF3431 domain-containing protein; this translates as MGENVLIVVARFREEISWVGQTGLPTVVYDKSGRRGPYHSLPNIGREAHTYLYHILKNYPRFPTYTFFSQGDPFPHFSSGTTPELLAKTIRELVFRNICFKGLASYSIRCDRMGRPHELALGGKSGVWAGASHDIPVGEVYKHLFQGPVPTSFHTRAPAGLFLVHKDRILARPREFYARAMNLVLADPGDEWNTGHAFERLWAIIFNGYTKLNKKTYRFRFESDPVWVSSGFDERQTNDVKGSNDGRE
- a CDS encoding glycosyltransferase — encoded protein: MVVLAQVARGMIALGQDVRILVWEEPTGASRELLAGLRIDDIRMNPPAADEMFIVPEGWPNALAFGLRAGCQTVIYCQNWSFLFQGLEEGVRWRGLPVDFLAVSDPIAWHLEQVLGKRPFIIRPSIDRGLFHPPVSRPDGPVRIGFMPRKNKALAEQIRRIFEERNPKAQVQWVPIHGLDRSGVAEALRSCHVFLVTGFPEGCPLPPLEAMACGCLCAGFTGFGGWDYMRQMEPDGFSPHGYRPRNVSWGGNGWWVADGDVLGAAKGLERAVARIGCTHVEALEAMLEAYSEASQNREIQAWAKTF
- a CDS encoding sugar phosphate isomerase/epimerase, which codes for MSGEGRLPNPELKILLSTGSLFHFPLERIAEIGAGAGFDGLELILSDPEFLNVGRVLRDTESCHVLSIHAPFRQWALWGGHFKAWKNSVDLAWELGGVRNVTLHPPFFKPGEFSLYWRFATTGDLAAILDVEDSRLLSLENLPWQDRGPFGKDPLAGLAQACLQKGMGMTLDVCHLGVSGRDILDAWQAVPPGLVRNIHFSDTDGLREHLWPGTGRLPLDRFLDRVGNDEYQGFLTLEVSPGAFDAEDDVVRRLGEWVSRAREALELPKA
- a CDS encoding cation acetate symporter; this translates as LAVPIAGAFFGGQVLLGVVVAGAFAAILSTMAGLIIACAGTVGHDLAVNVFDPQMPEGRRVSIARAAAVAIGLLGIPLGLVAEDMQIAVLVGLAFAVAASTFFPVLVLGVWWPKMTCGGAIAGLATGLVGSLTTILGRVFLPEWLQFRNPGGLVMFLAFGAILLFSWLERTARGESAVPNDTEEVMIRMHGPEAG